In Daucus carota subsp. sativus chromosome 4, DH1 v3.0, whole genome shotgun sequence, one DNA window encodes the following:
- the LOC108219086 gene encoding phosphatidylinositol 4-kinase gamma 7-like — protein MSPKLNTPVQTQMAVPLFRSSYGGDYEGNGRSEGKPAKRRVFVQTETGCVLGMELDRGDNVHTVKRRLQLSLNVPTDESSLTFGDMILNNDLSSIQNYSPLLLTRNLMHRSSSTPCLSPTGKALQQRDKSGVIEILGRSKLFARTNELVKDIVKAIKYGVEPIPVNSGLGGAYYFSNLKGESIAIVKPTDEEPFAPNNPKGLVGKALGLPGMKHSVRVGETGYREVAAYLLDHDHFAKVPPTALVKITHSIFNVNDSVNGNKLKNKTVVSKIASLQQFIPHDYDASDHGSSSFPVAAVHRIGILDIRLFNTDRHAGNLLVKKLDGVGKFGQVELVPIDHGLSLPESLEDPYFEWIHWPQASIPFSEEELEYISNLDPFRESEMLRTELPMIREACLRVLILCTIFLKEAAAFGLCLADIGGMMSREFQNNVEEPSELELICLEARKAIADKEISYTESRYRGRYSSDLDFEDAVIATTPILSQESLSGSPFQYEIKGLNGWNPLFKLDESIEEPTADEVLTSEVLTKMHQNQGCDPSTISRLSLSLKRFGFSEKCQRSRSGKQEATYPLDTTFGVRKSAKELLPQTTNFVKLADMNEDEWIMFLDTFVELLFPALVDRKSLSISSRWNQRLGASCQF, from the coding sequence ATGTCTCCAAAGTTGAACACACCTGTTCAAACCCAGATGGCTGTTCCTTTATTTAGAAGCTCCTACGGCGGTGATTATGAAGGGAATGGCAGATCGGAAGGGAAACCTGCTAAGAGACGGGTGTTTGTGCAAACTGAAACTGGTTGTGTCTTGGGAATGGAGTTAGATCGTGGAGATAATGTCCATACAGTGAAAAGGAGGCTGCAACTTTCCCTCAACGTTCCTACTGATGAGAGTTCTTTGACATTCGGTGATATGATATTGAACAATGATCTCAGTTCAATTCAAAATTACTCCCCACTTCTGCTAACCAGAAATCTCATGCACAGAAGCTCATCAACTCCCTGTCTTTCACCCACTGGGAAAGCTCTCCAACAAAGAGACAAGAGTGGTGTTATTGAGATTCTTGGACGATCGAAACTCTTTGCTAGAACAAATGAATTGGTTAAAGATATTGTGAAGGCAATTAAGTATGGAGTTGAACCTATTCCTGTCAACAGTGGGCTTGGTGGTGCTTATTACTTCAGCAACCTCAAAGGTGAGAGTATTGCAATCGTGAAACCAACAGATGAGGAACCTTTTGCACCAAACAACCCCAAAGGATTGGTAGGCAAAGCCCTTGGACTGCCGGGCATGAAGCACTCTGTTAGGGTCGGTGAAACAGGATATCGAGAAGTAGCTGCCTACCTTTTGGATCATGATCACTTTGCCAAGGTTCCCCCAACTGCTCTTGTAAAGATCACACATTCTATCTTTAATGTCAATGATAGTGTTAACGGTAACAAACTTAAGAACAAAACCGTGGTTAGCAAAATTGCTTCTCTCCAGCAATTCATCCCGCATGACTATGATGCTAGTGATCACGGGAGCTCAAGTTTTCCAGTTGCTGCTGTACACAGAATAGGAATACTAGACATCAGGCTTTTTAACACTGACAGGCATGCAGGTAATCTTCTGGTCAAAAAACTTGACGGTGTTGGAAAATTTGGTCAGGTTGAACTTGTACCAATTGATCATGGCCTTAGTTTACCAGAGAGCTTGGAAGACCCGTATTTTGAGTGGATACACTGGCCTCAGGCTTCTATTCCCTTCTCAGAGGAGGAACTTGAGTACATAAGTAATCTTGATCCTTTTCGTGAATCTGAAATGCTGCGGACTGAATTACCCATGATTCGAGAGGCATGCTTACGGGTTCTGATACTTTGCACAATTTTTCTTAAAGAAGCAGCAGCTTTTGGGCTCTGCCTTGCTGATATTGGTGGGATGATGAGCAGAGAGTTTCAAAATAATGTGGAGGAACCTAGTGAGCTTGAACTTATATGCCTGGAAGCAAGGAAGGCCATAGCAGATAAAGAAATATCATATACAGAGTCTCGATATAGAGGTAGATATTCATCTGACTTAGATTTTGAAGATGCAGTGATAGCCACTACCCCAATCTTATCACAGGAGTCTTTGAGTGGATCTCCGTTTCAGTATGAGATTAAAGGATTAAATGGCTGGAATCCACTTTTTAAACTAGATGAAAGCATTGAGGAACCAACAGCAGATGAGGTGCTAACTAGCGAAGTTCTGACCAAGATGCACCAAAATCAGGGCTGTGATCCATCTACTATTTCCAGGCTCTCTTTGTCTTTGAAAAGGTTTGGGTTTAGTGAGAAATGCCAGCGAAGCAGGAGCGGGAAACAAGAAGCTACTTATCCATTGGATACTACATTCGGGGTCAGAAAAAGTGCCAAGGAGTTGCTGCCTCAGACGACAAACTTTGTGAAATTGGCAGACATGAATGAAGACGAGTGGATTATGTTCTTGGACACCTTTGTTGAACTTCTTTTCCCGGCGCTTGTTGATAGGAAATCATTAAGCATTAGCTCAAGATGGAACCAGAGGCTCGGTGCCTCTTGTCAGTTTTGA
- the LOC108215659 gene encoding uncharacterized protein LOC108215659, whose amino-acid sequence MSFNSVAPDSQTLEEDPQNSPNKTPKTQNSTSPNKGKSKIEDESASESSCCGICLSEQGRSIPGCIDSCDHYFCFVCIMEWAKVESRCPMCKRRFSSIRRPIKEGVFAAERIVDVPVRDQVHYHFGNVTTGPRDQYAEVQCTVCHSTSDECLLLLCDLCDSASHTYCVGLGGTVPEGDWFCQDCTVLRDEHARDDNDLDADSSGDADANWGNQTSLRNHQKPPSVEAPVSIHDIVREPGSHGVERLSTKRRCLSSGRVRDDGIRRERANVEHSSQAQYPAESAESGRSQLGARTLRQCRDVNGRIRALRENWDKIRQGSLSFSSITTSSHGWDEVRKRTSQPNTSSCSNQQAGPQKSSSFNNNCTQDIDKAWKMMTVAKSIENKRCTNNVICTSNALKRPVSNIRTPKESGGVRSMVLSSYKVGNKVHDGIKLGNNHRDSLKESSSVRSIVLSSLAVGNKAHDGNKLVSDHRDYLVAKHNNKPGFHKYENEKLCTVPNLDYPAKHSTESSKLSKIKMAQDSVQVGVDLGNIVNLPSESLPVTFSKNGSTCCSTGSVAENCSIAKQNFHASFPSSNIEEESKVNKSVADGKARIESDAKSEIQSLVKLNLKLISTDKKLDTNTFKEVARLATHSILAACGIGTSKPGARTFQSSICSHAERARRSTLMPSSCRECFFIFVKDVVSTIMLEKRTKFESSC is encoded by the exons ATGTCTTTCAACTCAGTAGCCCCAGACTCCCAAACCCTAGAAGAAGATCCCCAAAATTCACCAAACAAAACACCGAAAACACAAAATTCAACATCACCCAACAAAGGCAAATCGAAAATAGAAGATGAATCCGCATCTGAATCCAGCTGCTGTGGGATTTGCTTATCGGAACAAGGAAGATCAATTCCAGGGTGTATTGATAGCTGTGATCATTACTTCTGTTTCGTTTGTATTATGGAATGGGCCAAAGTGGAGTCTCGCTGTCCCATGTGTAAGCGTCGCTTTTCCTCTATTCGGAGGCCGATAAAGGAAGGTGTTTTTGCTGCTGAACGGATCGTTGATGTCCCGGTTCGGGATCAG GTCCACTATCATTTTGGAAATGTCACTACTGGACCACGGGATCAGTATGCAGAAGTACAGTGTACTGTGTGCCACAGTACTTCAGACGAATGTCTTCTATTGTTATGTGATTTATGTGACTCTGCTTCACATACATACTGTGTTGGGCTGGGTGGTACTGTACCTGAGGGTGATTGGTTTTGCCAAGACTGTACTGTTTTGAGGGACGAGCATGCCAGGGATGACAATGATCTCGATGCTGACAGTTCAGGTGACGCTGATGCTAATTGGGGCAATCAAACTAGTTTACGGAACCATCAAAAACCTCCCTCGGTTGAAGCCCCTGTATCCATCCATGATATTGTCAGGGAACCCGGTTCTCATGGTGTCGAGAGATTATCAACTAAACGAAGATGTTTATCATCAGGACGTGTGCGTGATGATGGGATACGTAGAGAAAGAGCTAATGTTGAGCACAGTTCTCAAGCACAATATCCTGCTGAATCTGCTGAATCTGGTAGAAGTCAACTGGGAGCAAGAACGTTACGGCAGTGTCGCGATGTTAATGGTCGAATACGTGCATTACGTGAAAATTGGGATAAGATCAGACAGGGGTCCTTGAGCTTCTCTTCTATTACAACTAGTAGCCATGGCTGGGATGAGGTACGAAAACGTACTTCTCAACCAAATACCTCATCCTGCTCAAATCAGCAAGCGGGGCCTCAAAAGAGTTCTTCCTTTAACAATAATTGCACACAAGATATTGACAAGGCCTGGAAGATGATGACTGTTGCAAAGTCAATTGAAAATAAGAGATGTACGAACAATGTTATATGTACCTCAAATGCTTTAAAGCGTCCTGTCAGTAATATCAGAACACCAAAGGAATCTGGTGGTGTAAGGTCAATGGTTCTCTCATCATATAAGGTTGGAAATAAGGTTCATGATGGTATCAAATTGGGTAACAATCACCGAGACTCTCTAAAGGAATCGAGTAGTGTGAGGTCAATTGTTCTCTCATCATTGGCAGTTGGAAATAAGGCTCATGATGGTAACAAATTGGTTAGCGATCACCGTGACTACCTTGTGGCAAAACATAATAATAAGCCTGGATTTCACAAATATGAAAACGAGAAATTGTGTACAGTTCCAAATCTCGATTATCCAGCTAAGCATTCCACAGAATCTTCTAAATTGTCGAAAATTAAAATGGCACAAGATTCAGTTCAAGTTGGAGTGGATCTCGGAAACATTGTGAATCTGCCATCTGAAAGTTTACCTGTAACATTCTCAAAAAACGGTTCTACTTGCTGTAGTACAGGGTCTGTTGCTGAAAATTGTTCTATTGCCAAACAGAATTTTCATGCATCTTTCCCCTCTTCCAATATTGAGGAAGAAAGTAAGGTGAACAAAAGTGTGGCAGATGGAAAGGCCAGGATAGAAAGTGATGCCAAGAGTGAAATTCAATCCCTCGTCAAGCTCAATTTGAAGCTAATAAGCACAGATAAGAAGCTAG ATACCAATACATTCAAGGAAGTTGCTAGACTTGCTACACACTCCATCTTAGCTGCATGTGGTATAGGGACTTCAAAGCCTGGAGCCCGAACCTTCCAAAGCTCAATTTGTAGTCATGCAGAAAGAGCAAGAAGGTCTACTCTAATGCCCAGCTCTTGCAGAGAATGTTTTTTCATTTTCGTGAAAGATGTTGTCAGTACCATTATGCTTGAAAAAAGGACTAAATTTGAATCATCATGCTAA
- the LOC108216460 gene encoding UDP-glycosyltransferase 89B2 translates to MAISQGGAHILIFPYPSQGHMIPLLDLTHQLALRNLTITILVTPKNLHYLNPLLIKHPSIQPLVLPFPPTTLIPHGVENVRDLPPSGFIPMTVALSDLYDPILNWFRNHPSPPLAIVSDMFLGWTNRLATELKISRYVFSPSAVLALSVSCNVWRHMPKRNDPTDENEVITFSDIPNFPSHPWWNLTPMFRSYAQGGPHSEVIRASSQGNLASCGFIFNSFTELERVYLDYMKKFLGHDRVWAVGPLLPSEEERVGRGGSNEILAGEIKLWLDQFEDATVVYVCFGSQAVLTNKQMEMLALGLEKSGARFLWSCKEPTKGHQVGEYGMIPLGFEDRVSGRGLIVRGWAPQVAILSHPAVGAFLTHCGWNSVLESIAAGVPMLTWPMMADQFYDADLLDELKVGTRVCEGERTVPDSDKLARLVASSVSDENGAPIARAKVLSKAAQESTQKDGTSYRAVDDLVDHLSKPKGL, encoded by the coding sequence ATGGCAATCTCACAAGGCGGAGCACATATCTTGATCTTCCCTTATCCTTCACAGGGGCACATGATTCCCCTCTTAGACCTCACTCACCAACTCGCTCTCCGCAACTTAACCATCACAATTCTTGTGACCCCCAAGAATCTCCACTATCTGAATCCACTGCTCATCAAACACCCATCTATTCAGCCCCTTGTTCTGCCTTTTCCACCCACCACTTTGATTCCTCATGGCGTCGAAAACGTCCGTGACCTTCCCCCCAGTGGCTTTATACCGATGACGGTGGCTTTATCTGATCTTTACGATCCCATACTTAACTGGTTTCGAAACCATCCTTCTCCGCCACTTGCTATTGTGTCTGATATGTTTCTCGGCTGGACCAACCGGCTCGCTACAGAGTTGAAGATTTCTCGCTATGTTTTCTCGCCTTCTGCTGTTTTGGCTTTGTCGGTTTCTTGTAATGTATGGCGTCATATGCCTAAAAGAAATGATCCGACGGATGAGAATGAAGTAATCACTTTTAGTGATATTCCGAATTTCCCATCTCACCCTTGGTGGAATCTAACGCCGATGTTTAGAAGTTATGCCCAAGGAGGCCCACACTCCGAGGTTATTAGAGCTTCGAGTCAAGGGAATTTAGCAAGTTGTGGATTCATTTTTAACTCGTTTACCGAGTTAGAGCGGGTTTATTTAGACTACATGAAAAAGTTTTTGGGTCATGATCGGGTCTGGGCGGTTGGACCGTTGCTCCCTTCAGAAGAAGAACGAGTAGGAAGAGGTGGATCTAATGAAATTTTGGCTGGTGAGATCAAATTATGGCTTGATCAATTTGAAGACGCCACGGTTGTGTATGTGTGTTTTGGGAGCCAAGCCGTGTTGACAAATAAGCAAATGGAAATGCTGGCATTAGGATTGGAAAAGAGTGGGGCCAGGTTTCTCTGGTCTTGCAAAGAACCTACCAAGGGACACCAGGTAGGAGAATATGGCATGATTCCATTAGGCTTCGAAGATCGCGTATCTGGTAGGGGACTTATTGTCAGAGGCTGGGCACCTCAGGTCGCTATATTGAGTCACCCAGCCGTGGGAGCTTTTCTAACTCATTGTGGCTGGAATTCGGTGCTGGAGTCAATTGCAGCGGGAGTGCCCATGTTGACTTGGCCAATGATGGCTGATCAGTTTTATGATGCTGACTTGTTAGACGAGCTTAAGGTGGGAACCAGAGTCTGCGAGGGAGAAAGAACAGTTCCTGATTCGGACAAGTTGGCTCGATTGGTCGCCAGCTCTGTGAGTGATGAAAACGGAGCTCCAATAGCAAGGGCCAAGGTGTTGAGTAAAGCAGCACAAGAGAGTACACAGAAAGATGGAACTTCTTATAGAGCTGTGGATGATTTAGTCGATCATTTGTCTAAACCTAAAGGACTCTGA
- the LOC108217387 gene encoding UDP-glycosyltransferase 89B2, with product MAIPQDGAHILIFPYPAQGHMIPLLDLTHQLALRNLTITILVTPKNLHYLNPLLIKHPSIQPLVLPFPPTASIPDGVENVRDLPAGGFRLMTLALADLHGPIVSWFENHPSPPVAIVSDMFLGWTNRLAHDLNIPRFVFSPSGALSLSIMYNLWQNLPKRNDPTDDNEVIRFEGIPGCPSYPWWKISPLFRSYVEGDQQSEVLKESLRGNMASWGLVINSFSDLEQAYLDYLKEFLGHDRVWVIGPLLPPVEEQVRRGGSSESLAYEIKTWLDQFKEKSVVYVCFGTQAVLTNKQMEMLALGLEKSGVPFLWSYKDPKGHAEGEYNMIPPGFKDRVAGRGLIVKGWAPQVLILSHQAVGAFLTHCGWNSVLESITAGVQMLTWPMGADQFENADLLDEFKVGTRVCEGAKTVPDPDELARVVATAMSDDRGVEMARAKELSKAALESVEEGGHSHQALNGFVDFLSKAQPNM from the coding sequence ATGGCAATCCCACAAGACGGAGCACATATCTTGATCTTCCCTTATCCGGCACAGGGGCACATGATTCCCCTGTTAGACCTCACTCACCAACTCGCTCTCCGCAACTTAACCATCACCATTCTTGTCACCCCCAAGAATCTCCACTATCTCAACCCGCTCCTCATCAAACACCCCTCCATTCAGCCCCTTGTTCTGCCTTTTCCACCCACCGCTTCCATTCCTGATGGCGTCGAAAACGTCCGTGACCTCCCTGCTGGCGGCTTCCGTTTAATGACACTGGCCTTAGCTGATCTTCATGGCCCCATTGTCTCTTGGTTTGAAAACCATCCCTCCCCGCCTGTTGCAATTGTTTCTGACATGTTTCTTGGCTGGACTAACCGCCTTGCCCATGACTTGAACATTCCGAGGTTTGTTTTCTCGCCTTCAGGGGCCTTATCATTGTCAATCATGTATAATCTGTGGCAAAATTTGCCCAAAAGAAatgatccaacggatgataatgAAGTGATCAGGTTCGAAGGAATTCCAGGCTGTCCATCTTATCCCTGGTGGAAGATATCGCCGTTGTTTCGGAGTTACGTGGAAGGGGACCAACAATCAGAAGTCCTGAAAGAATCACTCAGGGGAAATATGGCGAGTTGGGGACTCGTGATCAATTCCTTCTCGGACCTGGAACAGGCTTACTTAGACTATTTGAAGGAGTTTTTAGGCCATGATCGCGTGTGGGTGATCGGGCCTTTGCTTCCTCCCGTTGAAGAACAAGTCAGACGAGGTGGATCTAGTGAAAGTTTGGCCTACGAGATCAAAACATGGCTTGATcaatttaaagaaaaatctgTTGTCTATGTCTGTTTCGGGACTCAAGCTGTGTTGACCAATAAGCAAATGGAAATGCTGGCCCTGGGATTGGAGAAGAGCGGGGTTCCGTTTCTTTGGTCGTATAAGGACCCTAAGGGACACGCTGAAGGAGAGTACAACATGATTCCTCCAGGGTTCAAAGATCGCGTGGCTGGGAGGGGACTAATTGTGAAGGGTTGGGCACCACAGGTTTTAATTTTGAGTCATCAAGCTGTGGGAGCGTTCTTGACTCATTGTGGCTGGAATTCGGTGCTAGAGTCGATCACAGCGGGCGTGCAGATGTTGACTTGGCCAATGGGTGCTGATCAGTTCGAAAATGCTGATTTGTTGGATGAGTTTAAGGTGGGAACTAGAGTGTGTGAGGGGGCGAAAACAGTCCCTGATCCAGATGAGTTGGCTCGGGTGGTGGCGACAGCGATGAGCGACGATCGAGGAGTTGAAATGGCGAGGGCCAAGGAGTTGAGTAAAGCTGCACTAGAGAGTGTTGAAGAAGGAGGTCATTCTCATCAAGCTTTGAATGGTTTCGTTGATTTCTTGTCCAAAGCTCAACCAAATATGTAA
- the LOC108217747 gene encoding UDP-glycosyltransferase 89B2: protein MAISEAGAHILIIPYPAQGHMIPLLDLTRQLALRNLTITILVTPKNLHYLNQLLIKHPSIQPLVLPFPAMAALPPAGVENVRDLPPGSFRLFTMVLADLYDPIVKWFQSHSSPPVAVVSDIFLGWTNRLANELKIPRYVFSPSGALALSVVYNLWNNMPRRNDPTDKNEVIEFCDIPNCPSFPWWKISPVFRSYVAGDPQYEVFKDSFREDIASWGLVINSFTELERIYLDYLKEFLGHDRVWAVGPLLPPREEQVKRGGFSGNLANEIELWLDQFEAGTVVYVCFGSQVVLSNKQMEMLALGLEKSAVRFLWSYKAPTEEDVLENYGVMPLRFKDGVGERRLIVKGWVPQVSILSHQAIAAFLTHCGWNSVLESIAAGVPMLTWPMGADQFANADLVDELKLGTRLCEGEEMVPDPDELARVVAQSVTDSRGGKGVRAEELSKASVDSIAQGGSSCKALNCLVDFLSRRETS, encoded by the coding sequence ATGGCAATCTCAGAAGCCGGAGCACATATCCTGATCATCCCTTACCCCGCGCAGGGGCACATGATCCCCCTCTTAGACCTCACTCGCCAACTCGCTCTCCGTAACTTAACCATCACCATTCTTGTCACCCCCAAGaacctccactatctcaaccAACTCCTCATCAAACACCCATCTATTCAGCCTCTCGTCTTGCCTTTTCCAGCTATGGCTGCTCTTCCTCCTGCTGGAGTCGAAAACGTTCGTGATCTTCCTCCCGGTAGCTTCCGTTTGTTCACCATGGTGTTGGCTGATCTCTATGATCCCATAGTCAAATGGTTTCAGAGCCATTCATCTCCGCCTGTAGCTGTTGTTTCTGATATATTTCTTGGCTGGACTAACCGGCTCGCCAATGAGTTGAAGATTCCGCGCTATGTTTTTTCGCCATCCGGTGCTCTGGCTTTGTCAGTCGTTTATAATCTCTGGAATAATATGCCAAGAAGAAATGATCCAACTGATAAGAATGAGGTGATTGAGTTTTGTGATATTCCCAATTGCCCATCTTTCCCCTGGTGGAAGATATCGCCTGTTTTTCGCAGTTACGTGGCAGGGGACCCGCAGTATGAAGTTTTTAAGGATTCGTTTCGAGAGGATATAGCGAGCTGGGGACTTGTGATCAATTCGTTCACCGAGTTGGAACGAATTTATTTGGACTATCTTAAAGAATTTCTGGGTCATGATCGGGTGTGGGCGGTTGGACCATTACTCCCTCCAAGAGAAGAACAAGTTAAGCGAGGTGGATTCAGCGGAAATTTAGCCAATGAGATCGAATTATGGCTTGATCAATTTGAAGCTGGCACGGTTGTGTATGTTTGTTTTGGAAGTCAAGTTGTGTTGAGCAATAAGCAAATGGAAATGCTAGCATTGGGATTAGAGAAGAGCGCGGTGAGGTTCCTTTGGTCATATAAGGCCCCAACCGAGGAAGATGTATTAGAAAATTATGGTGTGATGCCGTTGAGGTTCAAAGATGGTGTAGGCGAGAGACGGCTCATTGTGAAGGGGTGGGTTCCGCAGGTGTCAATACTAAGCCACCAAGCCATAGCGGCGTTCTTGACTCATTGTGGGTGGAATTCAGTGTTGGAGTCCATCGCAGCTGGAGTGCCAATGCTGACTTGGCCAATGGGGGCTGATCAGTTTGCAAATGCAGACTTGGTGGATGAGCTCAAATTGGGAACTAGACTGTGTGAGGGGGAGGAAATGGTTCCTGATCCGGACGAGTTGGCTCGTGTGGTGGCTCAATCCGTGACTGATTCAAGAGGGGGTAAAGGGGTCAGGGCTGAGGAGCTGAGCAAGGCATCAGTTGATAGTATAGCACAAGGTGGAAGTTCTTGTAAAGCCTTGAATTGTTTAGTTGATTTCCTGTCGAGACGGGAAACATCTTAA